A genomic segment from Streptomyces sp. NBC_00237 encodes:
- a CDS encoding F0F1 ATP synthase subunit delta — protein sequence MNGASREALGNARSSLDALTDTPSVDATKLAGDLAAVTALLDREVSLRRVLTDPSQSGEAKAELAGRLLTGQVDGAAVDLVKGMVRSRWSQSRDLVDTAEELANTADLTAAQQAGSLDNVEDELFRFGRIVSSNAALRSALTDKAATTAAKSELLRSLLGGRAEQVTERLVVRLVTQPRGRSLEAGLDSLSKLAAERRNRMVAEVTSAVPLTDQQKQRLGAALAKIYGREMHLNLDVDPSVLGGIQVRVGDEFINGTVAERLDEVSRRMAG from the coding sequence GAAGCTGGCCGGCGACCTGGCCGCCGTCACCGCGCTGCTCGACCGTGAGGTCTCGCTGCGCCGGGTCCTGACCGACCCGTCGCAGTCCGGCGAGGCCAAGGCCGAGCTGGCCGGGCGTCTGCTCACCGGTCAGGTGGACGGTGCCGCCGTCGACCTGGTCAAGGGCATGGTCCGGTCCCGCTGGTCGCAGTCGCGCGATCTGGTCGACACGGCGGAGGAGCTGGCGAACACCGCCGACCTCACCGCCGCCCAGCAGGCCGGTTCCCTCGACAACGTCGAGGACGAGCTGTTCCGCTTCGGCCGGATCGTCTCGTCGAACGCCGCGCTCCGTTCCGCGCTCACCGACAAGGCGGCCACCACCGCCGCCAAGAGCGAGCTGCTCCGCAGCCTGCTCGGGGGTCGGGCCGAGCAGGTCACCGAGCGTCTGGTCGTCCGTCTCGTCACGCAGCCCCGTGGACGTAGCCTGGAAGCGGGACTCGACTCCCTCTCCAAGCTCGCCGCGGAGCGCCGCAACCGGATGGTCGCGGAGGTCACCTCAGCGGTGCCCCTCACCGACCAGCAGAAGCAGCGCCTCGGCGCGGCCCTCGCGAAGATCTACGGTCGCGAGATGCACCTGAACCTCGACGTGGACCCCTCGGTCCTCGGCGGCATCCAGGTTCGCGTCGGCGACGAGTTCATCAACGGGACCGTTGCGGAGCGCCTCGACGAGGTCTCCCGGCGCATGGCCGGCTGA